One Brassica napus cultivar Da-Ae chromosome A1, Da-Ae, whole genome shotgun sequence genomic region harbors:
- the LOC106438703 gene encoding heat stress transcription factor B-1-like → MMAAQRSVPAPFLSKTYQLVDDQSTDDVVSWNEDGSAFVVWKTAEFAKDLLPQYFKHNNFSSFIRQLNTYGFRKTVPDKWEFANDNFRRGQEELLSEIRRRKAVIAAAGKCVVVGSPSESNSAGDDHGSSSTSSPGSKHPGSVENMVADLSGENEKLKRENSSLSSELAAAKRQRDELVAFLTEQMKVGPEQIDQMIKGGGKKLKPAVEEEESDCEGCGGDNGGAAVEGEKGVVGEGLKLFGVWVKGERKKRGRDEKNFVVGGSHMTEIKNVDFHAPLWKSSKVCN, encoded by the exons ATGATGGCGGCGCAAAGGTCTGTTCCGGCGCCGTTTTTAAGCAAAACGTATCAGCTAGTGGATGATCAGAGCAcagacgacgtcgtttcatgGAACGAAGATGGATCAGCTTTCGTCGTTTGGAAAACAGCTGAGTTCGCTAAGGATCTTCTCCCTCAGTACTTCAAACATAACAACTTCTCAAGCTTCATTCGTCAGCTCAACACTTAC ggTTTCCGGAAAACTGTACCGGACAAGTGGGAGTTTGCTAACGACAACTTCCGGAGAGGACAAGAGGAACTGCTGTCGGAGATACGGCGGCGCAAGGCGGTGATCGCCGCGGCGGGGAAATGCGTAGTCGTTGGTTCGCCGTCGGAGTCAAACTCGGCGGGTGACGATCACGGTTCTAGCTCCACGTCATCGCCCGGGTCGAAGCACCCGGGGTCGGTGGAGAACATGGTGGCTGACTTATCCGGGGAGAACGAGAAGCTGAAAAGAGAGAACAGCAGTTTGAGCTCGGAGCTCGCGGCGGCGAAGAGGCAGCGTGACGAGCTCGTGGCGTTCTTGACCGAGCAGATGAAAGTAGGACCGGAGCAGATCGATCAGATGATCAAAGGAGGAGGGAAGAAACTCAAACCGGCggtggaggaggaagagagcgACTGCGAAGGCTGCGGCGGAGACAACGGTGGAGCCGCCGTGGAGGGAGAGAAGGGGGTGGTAGGTGAAGGGTTGAAACTGTTTGGGGTGTGGGTGaaaggagagagaaagaagcGGGGCCGGGATGAGAAGAATTTCGTGGTGGGTGGGTCCCATATGACGGAGATAAAGAACGTGGACTTTCACGCGCCGTTGTGGAAGAGCAGCAAAGTCTGCAACTGA
- the LOC125575900 gene encoding zinc finger BED domain-containing protein RICESLEEPER 2-like, giving the protein MGSSRDDSEEQFSLNTDYSPPATCDLGTQQLIARLAAEEEMNDLRADEADDGKKQARKRKLISLVDSEEESDVEITPPTQSTKPRRQTTYGTAKRKPMLQSTLDGGSGSSARARSQKNVPLKALIRGGRRKASTQPLSSEARKKKGSSSRSQKNKKKIDEDIPDFDDDFEEVELDEAEINLEEMENRQWSDVWKDFTVVEKPNGDLKAVCNHCKNEYAWYSHSHGTSGLRRHRGRCKMYPRNGGRQQQLNTEGKVVARKYDHTVFRQLVAKTIVQHDLPYSYVEYERVRETWKYLNVDVQFICRNTAKSDVYRLYESERETLKRELASLPGRVSFTSDLWTSLKREGYMCVTAHYIDRNWKLNSKILSFSALPPPHNGMSVAVHLLESLQEWGLDKKVFSITLDNASSNDSMQDIVKSQLFARWLKVIGGALHKVRESIKYVLASEAREELFEKCVNAAGITENAGLILDVQTRWNSTYFMLERAIKFRKAFVKLETFDKRGYKVAPTAEEWTRADKICQFLCPFAEITKLMSGANYPTSNLYFYQVWSIHEWLQMNECSEDEIVRKMVPPMKEKFDKYWDEVSGVFAMAAVFDPRFKLSIVECCLGKLDMSTRDVKLKNLRQKLSILFESYDKKSKANSPSTEPRETVPQNVTSAGSMGLFGNYQEFFKFRKVNGAATGKTALEAYLDEPPLDIDSLESLDILQFWKTNTHRYGDLAAMACDLLSIPITTVASESSFSIGSRVLNKYRSRLLPKNVQALICTRNWIKGYEAYEHEDEIDPAEETLPSFDSIANEENDDAEV; this is encoded by the exons ATGGGATCATCCAGAGACGATTCAGAAGAGCAATTCAGTTTGAATACTGACTACTCGCCACCAGCTACCTGTGACTTGGGGACTCAGCAACTCATTGCCAGACTTGCTGCAGAAGAAGAAATGAATGATCTGAGAGCTGATGAGGCTGATGATGGAAAGAAGCAAGCACGGAAAAGAAAGTTGATTAGTCTGGTCGATTCAGAAGAAGAATCTGATGTTGAAATCACACCTCCAACCCAATCAACCAAGCCTCGCAGACAAACAACTTATGGAACAGCCAAGCGGAAGCCCATGTTACAATCCACTCTGGATGGTGGTAGTGGCTCGTCCGCACGGGCTCGTAGTCAGAAGAATGTTCCGTTGAAAGCCCTGATTaggggaggaagaagaaaggcaTCAACTCAGCCCTTGTCTAGTGAGGCGCGAAAAAAGAAGGGCTCCTCTAGTCGGTCgcagaagaataagaagaagattgATGAGGATATACCGGATTTTGATGATGATTTCGAAGAAGTTGAGTTGGATGAGGCTGAAATCAATTTGGAAGAGATGGAGAATAGGCAATGGTCAGACGTTTGGAAGGATTTCACTGTGGTTGAAAAACCAAATGGAGATTTGAAAGCTGTATGCAATCATTGCAAGAATGAGTATGCGTGGTATTCTCACTCGCATGGAACAAGTGGGTTGAGGAGACATCGAGGGAGATGTAAAATGTACCCAAGGAATGGAGGAAGGCAGCAACAACTCAATACCGAGGGTAAAGTAGTAGCTCGCAAGTACGATCATACTGTGTTTAGGCAGTTGGTAGCAAAGACAATTGTCCAGCATGATCTACCATACTCTTACGTGGAGTATGAAAGAGTGAGAGAGACATGGAAGTATTTGAATGTTGATGTCCAATTCATCTGTCGAAACACGGCGAAATCAGATGTTTATCGTTTGTATGAAAGCGAGAGAGAGACACTGAAACGTGAGTTAGCGAGTCTTCCTGGACGAGTCTCCTTCACTTCCGACTTGTGGACATCACTGAAACGTGAAGGATACATGTGTGTGACAGCACATTACATTGATCGGAATTGGAAGTTGAACAGCAAGATCCTGTCATTTAGTGCTCTACCACCACCACATAACGGAATGAGTGTTGCGGTTCACCTTCTTGAGTCGCTGCAAGAGTGGGGTCTCGACAAGAAGGTTTTCTCTATCACATTGGATAATGCTTCAAGTAATGACTCGATGCAAGACATAGTCAAATCGCAGCTGTT TGCAAGATGGTTGAAGGTTATTGGAGGCGCTTTGCACAAAGTTAGAGAGAGTATTAAGTATGTGCTAGCATCGGAAGCGCGGGAAGAGTTGTTTGAAAAATGCGTGAATGCTGCAGGCATAACTGAAAACGCGGGTCTGATCTTGGATGTGCAGACAAGATGGAACTCGACTTACTTTATGCTTGAAAGAGCCATCAAGTTCCGTAAAGCTTTTGTTAAGTTGGAGACATTTGATAAGAGAGGTTATAAAGTGGCGCCTACAGCTGAGGAATGGACGCGAGCTGATAAGATATGCCAATTTTTGTGCCCTTTCGCAGAGATCACAAAACTGATGTCAGGTGCTAATTACCCCACCTCGAACTTGTATTTTTATCAAGTTTGGTCCATCCATGAGTGGCTTCAAATGAATGAGTGCAGCGAGGATGAGATCGTCCGAAAAATGGTGCCACCAATGAAAGAGAAATTTGATAAGTATTGGGATGAAGTTAGTGGTGTTTTTGCAATGGCAGCAGTCTTTGATCCACGTTTCAAGCTTTCAATTGTGGAGTGTTGCTTAGGGAAGCTTGACATGAGTACACGTGATGTGAAGTTGAAGAACTTGCGCCAGAAGCTGAGTATTTTGTTCGAGTCTTACGACAAAAAATCCAAGGCTAACTCACCGTCTACGGAGCCACGTGAGACGGTTCCACAAAATGTCACTTCTGCAGGTTCCATGGGACTGTTTGGAAACTACCAA GAATTCTTTAAATTTCGCAAAGTCAACGGAGCTGCTACTGGAAAGACAGCTCTAGAAGCTTATCTTGATGAACCTCCTTTGGACATTGATAGTTTAGAGAGCTTGGACATTCTCCAATTCTGGAAAACTAACACTCATCGTTATGGTGATTTGGCTGCAATGGCTTGTGATCTGCTCAGCATTCCTATCACAACAGTGGCTTCAGAGTCCTCCTTTAGTATTGGATCGCGAGTTCTTAACAAATACCGGAGCCGTTTACTCCCAAAAAATGTGCAAGCTCTGATATGCACTAGGAATTGGATCAAAGGATATGAGGCTTATGAACATG aAGACGAAATTGATCCTGCAGAGGAGACATTACCATCTTTTGACTCCATTgccaatgaagaaaatgatgatgCGGAAGTctga
- the LOC111215242 gene encoding patatin-like protein 1 — MHSSCKKNKPPSRGSLVTILSLDGGGVRGIMVGVILAYLEEQLQALDGEDMRLADYFDVVAGTSTGGLMTAMLTVPDETGRPRFAAKDIVPFYLQHSPKIFPQPGGLAALLPKLPKLLSGPKYDGVYLRTLLNNLLGETRLHQTITNVVIPTFDMKKLQPTIFSSYQALVDPSLDVKISDICIGTSAAPTYFPPHYFQNEDIQGKTSEFHLVDGGVTANNPTLLAMTAVTKQIVNDNPDMGELKPLGYNKFLVVSIGTGSAQKAKKYSAREAAKWGIISWLYDNGSTPILDITMESSRDIVDFHSSVVFKARQSEDKYLRIDDDTLKGDASSMDLATKSNLENLVIIGEKMLKNRVVQMNIDTGVYEPVPGNVTNDQELKRFAKILSDERKLRMQSDAMHKVSSS, encoded by the exons ATGCACTCGTCCTGCAAGAAAAACAAACCGCCGTCTCGCGGATCACTCGTAACCATCCTCAGTCTCGACGGCGGTGGAGTCAGAGGAATTATGGTCGGAGTGATCCTTGCGTATCTAGAAGAGCAGCTTCAG GCCCTCGATGGAGAAGACATGAGGCTAGCAGATTACTTCGACGTGGTAGCCGGAACTAGCACCGGTGGCCTCATGACGGCCATGTTAACTGTACCAGACGAGACCGGACGTCCTCGTTTCGCGGCCAAGGACATTGTTCCGTTTTATCTTCAACATTCTCCCAAAATATTTCCACAGCCCGG AGGATTGGCTGCTCTCTTACCTAAACTTCCAAAGCTTTTGTCTGGTCCAAAATACGATGGAGTGTATCTACGAACTCTACTAAATAATCTTCTTGGAGAGACAAGACTTCACCAGACAATCACAAACGTTGTCATACCTACCTTCGACATGAAGAAACTACAACCCACCATCTTCTCCTCTTACCAG GCATTGGTTGACCCTAGCTTGGACGTCAAGATATCAGACATATGCATTGGAACATCGGCTGCTCCTACTTACTTTCCTCCTCATTACTTTCAAAATGAAGATATTCAAGGCAAGACGTCTGAGTTTCACCTAGTTGATGGCGGTGTTACTGCTAATAATCCG ACTCTGCTGGCCATGACAGCTGTCACTAAGCAGATTGTGAATGATAATCCTGACATGGGTGAGCTCAAGCCATTAGGTTACAACAAGTTTCTCGTTGTGTCGATAGGAACAGGGTCTGCACAAAAGGCGAAGAAGTATAGCGCAAGAGAGGCTGCAAAATGGGGAATCATATCTTGGTTATATGACAATGGATCTACTCCTATATTAGACATTACCATGGAATCAAGCCGCGACATAGTTGATTTCCACAGTTCTGTTGTGTTCAAAGCCCGACAATCCGAGGACAAGTATCTCAGAATTGAT GATGATACATTGAAAGGAGATGCAAGCTCTATGGACCTAGCAACGAAATCCAATTTAGAGAATCTTGTGATAATTGGAGAGAAGATGCTGAAAAACAGAGTTGTGCAGATGAACATCGACACTGGTGTATATGAACCTGTCCCTGGAAATGTCACCAATGATCAAGAACTCAAGAg GTTTGCGAAAATTCTCTCAGATGAAAGGAAATTAAGGATGCAAAGCGACGCAATGCATAAAGTTTCATCAAGTTGA
- the LOC106369686 gene encoding patatin-like protein 1, with protein sequence MEDGSSCKKNKPPSWGKLVTILSLDGGGVRGIIAGVILAYLEKQLQEIDGEDVRLADYFDVVSGTSTGGLMTAMLTVPGKNGRPQLAAKDIVPFYLEHCPKIFPQPEGLAALLPKLPKLLSGPKYSGKYLRKLLSKLLGETKLHQTVTNVVIPTFDMKKLQPTIFSSYQALVDPSLDVKISDICLGTSAAPTFFPPHYFSNEDSQGKTTEFNLVDGAVTANNPTLVAMTAVTKQILKNNPDMGKLKPLGYDKFLVISIGTGSSKNEEKYSAKKAAKWGIISWLYNDGSTPILDMVSDSGRDMIHFHSSVLFKALQSEDKYLRIDDDTLEGDVSSMDLATKSNLENLVKIGEKVLKNRVMHMNIDTGVYEPITENITNEEELKRFAKILSDERRLRRMRSQTMVQDPSN encoded by the exons ATGGAAGATGGCTCGTCCTGTAAGAAAAACAAACCGCCTTCATGGGGAAAACTCGTAACAATCCTCAGCCTCGACGGCGGCGGGGTTCGAGGAATCATTGCCGGAGTcatccttgcttatctagaaaAACAACTTCAG gaGATCGATGGAGAAGACGTGAGACTAGCTGATTATTTCGACGTGGTATCAGGGACTAGTACCGGTGGTCTCATGACTGCCATGTTAACTGTACCGGGCAAGAATGGACGGCCTCAATTAGCGGCCAAGGACATTGTTCctttttaccttgaacattgtCCCAAAATATTTCCACAGCCCGA AGGCTTGGCTGCTCTGTTACCTAAGCTTCCAAAGCTTCTGTCTGGTCCAAAGTACAGCGGAAAGTATCTACGTAAGCTACTAAGTAAGCTTCTTGGAGAGACAAAACTTCACCAGACAGTCACAAATGTTGTCATCCCTACCTTCGACATGAAGAAACTCCAACCCACCATCTTCTCCTCTTACCAG GCATTGGTTGACCCTAGCTTGGATGTCAAGATATCAGACATATGTCTTGGCACATCGGCTGCTCCCACTTTCTTTCCTCCTCATTACTTTTCTAATGAAGATAGTCAAGGCAAGACGACTGAGTTTAACCTCGTTGATGGCGCGGTCACGGCTAATAACCCG ACTTTGGTGGCCATGACTGCTGTTACTAAGCAGATTCTGAAGAACAATCCTGATATGGGTAAGCTTAAGCCACTAGGTTACGATAAGTTCCTTGTTATATCGATAGGGACAGGGTCTTCAAAAAACGAGGAGAAGTATAGTGCAAAAAAGGCAGCAAAATGGGGAATCATATCCTGGTTATATAACGATGGATCTACTCCGATATTAGACATGGTCTCGGATTCAGGCCGTGACATGATCCATTTCCATAGCTCGGTTTTGTTCAAAGCCCTCCAATCAGAGGACAAGTACCTCAGAATCGAC GATGATACACTGGAAGGAGATGTAAGTTCGATGGATCTAGCAACAAAATCTAACTTGGAGAATCTTGTGAAGATTGGAGAGAAGGTGCTGAAAAACAGAGTCATGCATATGAATATCGACACTGGTGTCTATGAACCCATTACTGAAAATATCACCAATGAGGAAGAACTCAAAAG ATTTGCGAAAATTCTATCTGATGAAAGAAGATTAAGGAGAATGAGAAGCCAAACAATGGTTCAAGATCCATCAAACTGA